Proteins encoded in a region of the Leptotrichia sp. OH3620_COT-345 genome:
- a CDS encoding nucleotidyltransferase: MNILIPMAGAGKRFSDKGYKLSKPAIPTIDRRTGKEYPMVVCATMDLPNIKNDGSNLIYVDREFHKKDGIEDKIKQFYPKANFITVKELTEGQACTCLLAKEKINNTEELLIAGCDNGMIINKDKFEKLKKKCDVIVFTYRNNESVLKNPNAYGWVKINEKGIITGISIKKAISNNPINDHAIVATFWFKEGRIFIEAAEKMIAENDRVNNEFYVDSVISHVMKLGYDTRVFEIERYIGWGTPEDYENYQNTILYWKEFLKNSITGD, encoded by the coding sequence ATGAATATATTAATTCCTATGGCAGGGGCAGGAAAAAGATTTTCAGATAAAGGATATAAATTAAGTAAACCTGCTATTCCTACAATAGATAGACGAACAGGTAAAGAATATCCAATGGTAGTTTGTGCAACTATGGATTTACCAAATATAAAAAATGATGGAAGTAATTTAATTTATGTAGATAGAGAGTTTCATAAAAAAGATGGTATAGAAGATAAAATAAAACAATTTTATCCTAAAGCTAATTTTATAACTGTAAAAGAATTGACAGAAGGACAAGCATGTACATGTTTACTTGCAAAAGAAAAAATAAATAATACAGAAGAATTATTAATAGCCGGATGTGACAATGGAATGATAATAAATAAAGATAAGTTTGAAAAATTAAAAAAAAAATGTGATGTAATTGTATTTACATATAGAAATAATGAATCTGTATTGAAAAATCCTAATGCATATGGTTGGGTTAAAATAAATGAAAAAGGTATTATAACAGGAATATCAATAAAAAAAGCAATTTCAAATAATCCTATCAATGATCATGCAATAGTTGCAACTTTTTGGTTTAAGGAAGGAAGAATATTTATTGAAGCGGCTGAAAAGATGATAGCAGAAAATGATAGAGTTAATAATGAATTTTATGTGGATAGTGTGATTTCACATGTAATGAAATTGGGTTATGATACAAGAGTATTTGAAATAGAAAGATATATAGGATGGGGAACACCGGAAGACTATGAGAATTATCAAAATACAATTTTGTACTGGAAAGAATTTTTAAAAAATAGTATTACAGGAGATTAA
- a CDS encoding capsular biosynthesis protein yields MNIIIPMTGYGSRFVAAGYKELKPFINVQEKPIIEWIVKGMYPNEENFLFICRKEHLDRDVNMKKKLIKIAPKAKIFEVDNWIKKGPVYDVLRAADMINDNDPCIINYCDFYMLWDYQKFMKDVIKKNCEGAIPCYTGFHPNLLPEKNVYASCFTDEKNNLIEIREKYSFEKNKTKAKHSPGVYYFKTGKILKKYSKILIESNQEINGEYYASLLYNFMVDDGLKVWVPLNVKKFCQWGTPEDLEEYLFWIKIVKGMIE; encoded by the coding sequence ATGAATATAATAATACCTATGACAGGCTATGGTTCAAGGTTTGTAGCTGCAGGTTATAAAGAACTAAAACCTTTTATAAATGTTCAAGAGAAACCTATTATTGAATGGATAGTTAAAGGAATGTACCCTAATGAAGAAAATTTTTTATTTATATGTAGAAAAGAACATTTAGATAGAGATGTTAATATGAAAAAAAAATTAATAAAAATTGCTCCTAAAGCTAAAATTTTTGAAGTAGACAATTGGATAAAAAAAGGACCGGTTTATGATGTTTTAAGAGCAGCTGATATGATAAATGATAATGATCCTTGCATAATAAATTATTGTGATTTTTATATGTTGTGGGATTATCAAAAATTTATGAAAGATGTTATAAAGAAAAATTGTGAAGGAGCTATTCCATGTTATACAGGATTTCATCCTAATTTATTACCTGAAAAAAATGTGTATGCTTCATGTTTTACAGATGAAAAAAATAATTTAATAGAAATTAGAGAAAAATATTCTTTTGAAAAAAATAAAACAAAGGCAAAACATTCCCCAGGAGTTTATTATTTTAAAACAGGAAAAATTCTTAAAAAATATTCTAAAATTTTAATTGAAAGTAATCAAGAAATAAATGGAGAGTATTATGCCAGTTTATTGTATAATTTTATGGTAGATGATGGTTTAAAAGTATGGGTTCCATTAAATGTAAAAAAATTTTGTCAATGGGGAACACCAGAAGATTTAGAAGAATATCTTTTTTGGATTAAAATAGTGAAAGGAATGATAGAATAA
- a CDS encoding DegT/DnrJ/EryC1/StrS aminotransferase family protein, which yields MAIQVLKPKYHVEECLEEIRECLEKGWTGLGFKTVAFEEKWKEYTGHDHAHFLNSATVGLHLAVEILKKENGWKEGDEIITTPITFVSTNHAILYEKLVPRFADVDEFLCLDPEDVKRKINNKTKAVMFVGYGGRVGKLKEIIKICKENNLKLILDAAHMSGTKVDGIVPGTWDGVDVTVYSYQAVKNLPTADSGMICFANGKYDEICRKLTWLGINKDTYARSGDKGTYKWKYDVEYLGYKDHGNSIMAAIGLVELKYLDEGNAYRRELVKCYNEMFEGNSKINIIKAPNEDECSFHIYEIEVDDRDGLLEHLQKNDIYPGVHYRDNTEYEMYSYDHGKCPNAHRISERIITLPLHLELTKEDIKHIADKVIEFVNK from the coding sequence ATGGCAATACAAGTATTAAAACCAAAATATCATGTAGAAGAATGTTTGGAAGAAATAAGAGAATGTCTGGAAAAAGGCTGGACAGGGCTAGGATTTAAAACGGTTGCATTTGAGGAAAAATGGAAAGAATATACAGGACATGATCATGCACATTTTTTAAATTCAGCGACAGTAGGTTTACATTTAGCAGTTGAAATACTGAAAAAAGAGAACGGATGGAAAGAAGGAGATGAAATAATAACAACTCCGATAACATTTGTATCAACAAATCATGCAATATTATACGAAAAATTGGTTCCCAGATTTGCTGATGTGGATGAATTTCTTTGCTTAGATCCTGAAGATGTAAAAAGAAAAATAAATAACAAGACAAAAGCAGTAATGTTTGTAGGTTATGGAGGAAGAGTAGGAAAGCTGAAAGAAATAATAAAAATATGTAAAGAAAATAATTTAAAATTAATATTGGATGCAGCTCATATGTCAGGAACAAAAGTTGATGGAATTGTTCCCGGAACATGGGATGGTGTAGATGTAACAGTTTATTCATATCAGGCTGTAAAAAATCTCCCAACAGCTGATAGCGGAATGATATGTTTCGCCAATGGAAAATATGATGAAATATGTAGAAAATTAACATGGCTTGGAATAAATAAGGATACATATGCTAGAAGCGGAGATAAAGGAACATACAAGTGGAAATATGATGTAGAATATTTAGGATATAAAGATCATGGAAATTCCATAATGGCAGCTATAGGCTTAGTTGAATTAAAATATTTAGATGAAGGAAATGCCTATAGACGTGAATTAGTAAAATGTTATAATGAAATGTTTGAGGGAAACAGTAAAATTAATATTATAAAAGCACCTAACGAAGATGAATGCTCTTTCCATATTTATGAAATTGAAGTGGATGACAGAGACGGATTATTGGAACATTTACAGAAAAATGATATTTATCCGGGAGTTCATTATAGAGATAACACTGAATATGAAATGTATTCCTATGATCACGGTAAATGTCCTAATGCTCACAGAATATCAGAAAGAATTATAACTTTGCCTTTACATTTGGAATTAACAAAGGAAGATATAAAACATATTGCTGATAAGGTGATTGAGTTTGTTAATAAATAA